The following coding sequences lie in one Lolium perenne isolate Kyuss_39 chromosome 2, Kyuss_2.0, whole genome shotgun sequence genomic window:
- the LOC127335804 gene encoding uncharacterized protein, producing MQPPCLGACGGSLAVLGPSPHRHRPSTSRATVRCAARGGGRASSRGKENVWSVDNERAAEQKARSQKNHRGRGRGRGRGSPGGSSRPPPPAGRRKEEDADPRVLVSGAMLVQVETVLQTQEPVIKPSWETFASSLSGMWKGVGAVFSPTTAEMEPVGLGSKEEYLYDCYTLSRIEKVDDGNYGTEIRRKTNWVQLNPHGEAEKQSGGDDGWNHGGSSGKTTVDLPAHEHFDLKRSDVLDEDIITVEPGIVFFEDGSYSRGPLDIEIGEYDESRYFLSPTYKFEQCLVKGSHKRLRIVHTIEFNEGGANIQTVRVAVYEEQWACPANIHVEDNIPVDVKPFSQRKRTEPSELTGFWKVYEVSATPIFSEKVQELEGGALFVYLCMESMKKRTLPESSILFGEEEMLDMQDVTVLWLPGGVTAYVDVDSDGILCIGVSWYSEEGINLVMERDYGTDGRLREVRTKTEIKRRWNQLVPQ from the exons ATGCAGCCGCCGTGCCTGGGCGCGTGCGGGGGCAGCCTCGCCGTCCTAGGCCCCAGcccccaccgccaccgcccctccACCTCTAGGGCTACCGTCCGGTGCGCCGCCCGGGGCGGCGGGAGGGCGTCGTCCAGGGGGAAGGAGAACGTCTGGAGCGTAGACAACGAACGCGCCGCCGAGCAGAAGGCTCGGTCCCAGAAGAACCACCGTGGGCGCGGGCGTGGGCGTGGGCGCGGAAGCCCAGGGGGGAgcagccgcccgccgccgccagcgGGGAGAAGGAAGGAGGAGGATGCGGACCCGAGGGTCCTGGTCTCCGGAGCCATGCTGGTGCAGGTCGAGACCGTGCTGCAGACCCAG GAACCTGTTATAAAGCCTTCTTGGGAAACATTTGCTAGTAGCTTAAGTGGCATGTGGAAGGGCGTGGGAGCTGTGTTCTCGCCAACCACAGCAGAGATGGAGCCTGTTGGACTAGGAAGCAAAGAGGAGTACCTTTACGATTGCTACACCCTTTCTCGCATCGAGAAAGTGGATGATGGTAATTATGGGACCGAGATCCGAAGGAAGACTAATTGGGTGCAACTCAATCCTCATGGGGAGGCTGAGAAGCAGAGTGGCGGAGATGATGGCTGGAATCATGGTGGTTCAAGTGGGAAAACAACTGTTGATTTACCTGCACATGAACATTTTGATCTTAAGAGGAGCGATGTACTTGATGAAGATATTATTACTGTGGAACCAGGGATTGTATTTTTTGAG gatggaTCATACTCTAGAGGTCCGCTTGATATAGAAATTGGTGAATACGATGAATCTAGATACTTCCTTTCACCAACATATAAGTTTGAGCAA TGTCTGGTAAAAGGAAGCCACAAAAGACTGCGTATTGTGCATACCATCGAGTTTAATGAGGGAGGAGCTAATATACAAACTGTAAGGGTTGCTGTATATGAAGAACAATGGGCTTGCCCAGCAAATATCCATGTTGAAGA CAATATCCCTGTTGACGTTAAACCTTTCTCTCAAAGAAAGCGGACCGAACCATCAGAACTTACGGGCTTCTGGAAAGTATATGAAGTCAGCGCGACACCAATTTTCAGTGAGAAAGTGCAAGAACTAGAGGGTGGAGCCCTGTTTGTATACTTGTGCATGGAGAGCATGAAGAAGAGAACCTTGCCAGAGAGCTCAATTTTGTTTGGGGAGGAGGAGATGCTGGACATGCAAGATGTAACTGTGCTTTGGTTACCTGGAGGAGTTACTGCCTATGTTGACGTGGATAGCGACGGTATACTCTGCATTGGAGTTAGTTGGTACTCAGAGGAAGGGATTAATCTGGTGATGGAGAGAGACTACGGAACTGACGGGAGGCTCAGAGAAGTTCGGACAAAAACTGAAATCAAGCGCAGGTGGAATCAACTAGTCCCACAGTAG
- the LOC127335806 gene encoding uncharacterized protein: MALVPLLLSLLLVSCAAQSPASSPSASKAAPVSASTPQASAAAPTTAKSAPQASAASPSQVSAAPPTTAAASAPQVSAAPPTTTAASAPQVSAASPTTSAAPAPKVSAPSPTTAVSAPQVSAAPPTTVPSAAAPSLVSAAAPTVAASAPQAATAAPPTTAASPQLAATSSPPTSAASPSLAATSPATLSAPVSAPPLAATAASPATAPTVAAPTTATLPPAASPMAMPPATAPTASAPSPLFMVPVASPATAPALAPSVDAPTPSPTLAPELAPIMAPELAPIMAPELAPIMAPELAPIMAPELSPIMAPELSPLGSASPSLSPAFAPMAEEDSAAASGRAGVAALVALAAAGLAVLF, encoded by the coding sequence ATGGCGCTCGTGCCTCTCCTCCTCTCGCTCCTCCTCGTCTCCTGCGCCGCGCAGTCACCTGCATCGTCGCCGTCGGCGTCGAAGGCTGCTCCTGTCAGCGCCTCCACGCCGCAGGCATCCGCCGCAGCGCCCACCACGGCCAAGTCGGCGCCGCAGGCCTCGGCCGCCTCGCCGTCACAGGTCTCCGCCGCGCCACCGACAACGGCTGCCGCCTCGGCGCCACAGGTGTCTGCCGCACCGCCAACCACCACTGCCGCCTCGGCGCCGCAGGTGTCTGCCGCGTCGCCGACAACCTCTGCCGCCCCGGCGCCAAAGGTGTCTGCCCCGTCGCCAACCACCGCAGTGTCGGCGCCACAGGTGTCTGCCGCACCACCGACAACCGTGCCGTCCGCCGCAGCGCCGTCGCTAGTGTCCGCCGCCGCGCCAACCGTGGCCGCATCTGCTCCGCAGGCTGCCACGGCGGCTCCACCGACAACGGCTGCCTCTCCACAGTTGGCTGCCACGTCATCTCCGCCAACAAGCGCTGCCTCACCTTCACTAGCTGCCACGTCACCTGCCACCTTATCGGCTCCCGTCTCCGCACCCCCTCTCGCAGCGACCGCAGCCTCTCCGGCGACAGCCCCCACCGTCGCGGCGCCGACTACGGCCACATTGCCCCCAGCGgcctcaccaatggccatgccacCGGCAACCGCGCCTACCGCATCGGCTCCGTCTCCCCTGTTCATGGTCCCGGTCGCGTCGCCGGCGACGGCCCCGGCACTGGCTCCGAGCGTCGATGCCCCGACCCCGTCGCCCACGTTGGCACCAGAGCTCGCGCCCATCATGGCACCAGAGCTGGCTCCCATCATGGCACCAGAGCTGGCTCCCATCATGGCACCAGAGCTGGCTCCCATCATGGCACCCGAGCTCTCGCCCATCATGGCCCCAGAGCTCTCGCCGCTCGGCTCCGCGAGCCCCTCGTTGTCGCCAGCGTTCGCGCCCATGGCGGAGGAAGACTCGGCGGCGGCGAGCGGGCGCGCCGGCGTCGCCGCGCTCGTGGCGCTGGCGGCCGCAGGGCTCGCGGTCTTGTTTTAA
- the LOC127335807 gene encoding stellacyanin, with product MAGVGFALTLCVLLAHDVVWEARAASYTVGNSAGWDISADLPSWADGKTFNVGDVLVFTYSKYHTLDEVDAAGFSNCSAANALLSRSDGNTTVALTSGGDRYFICAHQTHCLGGMKLHVHVTGGSTAAVPAGAGAPQAIPGAALGPAGAGTDYGDAGIPRLDLGGSHRLLGTGTVLAATLWLCVAVALLI from the exons ATGGCCGGAGTTGGTTTTGCTCTGACGCTCTGCGTCCTGCTCGCCCACGACGTCGTTTGGGAGGCGCGGGCGGCGTCGTACACCGTCGGGAACAGCGCCGGCTGGGACATCAGCGCGGACCTCCCGTCGTGGGCGGACGGCAAGACGTTCAACGTCGGCGACGTTCTAG TGTTCACGTACTCCAAGTACCACACCCTGGACGAGGTGGACGCGGCGGGGTTCAGCAACTGCAGCGCCGCCAACGCGCTGCTCTCCCGGAGCGACGGCAACACGACGGTGGCCCTGACGTCCGGCGGCGACCGGTACTTCATTTGCGCCCACCAGACGCACTGCCTCGGCGGCATGAAGCTGCACGTGCACGTCACCGGCGGCTCCACGGCCGCAGTCCCCGCCGG TGCCGGCGCCCCGCAGGCGATCCCGGGCGCCGCCCTCGGACCTGCGGGCGCCGGCACCGACTACGGCGACGCGGGCATCCCCAGGCTCGACCTCGGCGGCTCGCACCGGCTGCTTGGTACAGGGACCGTGCTGGCCGCGACGTTGTGGCTGTGCGTGGCTGTAGCTCTGTTGATATGA